The genomic stretch ATAGGCCTGCCCTACATTTGAAGAGACCTGAGATTGAACTAATCATTATAAATTCTACAAAGACCATTGCCTTTATCATCTGGCTATACAAATAGCTGCTTGAGAAGCGCCtcttctaactttttaaaaaacaataactacggtccaacagactaagggatagagagagagagagaactactttacgatacactaaatatgttaagcCTTTAAGTCATTAAgtcatacatatttaaaaacctATTACAAGAGtcatgactgatagtgatatgcttGATGTAAACTGCGACCGGCCCCTGATTGTAGCAATCATTTAAATCGGAGTAAGGCCGGCGCTGGCTTTTAGTTGCCTCCTCTCTGTGTTGTGGTTTTTTCTTTGTGTAAGTACAACAACTAGTGTCTTAGTCTCTCATTCTTGATTGTAGCATAATTAAAGAAGGAGCTTTATTGATGTTggtcttttatttaaaacattttatcatCTGGAATTCAGCATCTTCTTTTATTTCCCTATTTCGTACATGTATGTTACGTTTTGTGTTACAACTTTACGTATTTCAAGCTAGTAACATTTGATACCACGACAAACATAATGTTTTGATGTTTTGATCAGACTTGATGATGAGACGTTCCTTGAACCAAGCAACACATTAAATCAGGTCACTAACTGGACTCCTAATATCACAGTCAACACAAGTGACGCCCACAATCAGGTTCGatgaatttattatttaaaaataaatttcagttCTAAATTGGAATTGCGGTTAACGCTGGGCCTACAAGTTTGGCTGGGCCTACAAGTTTGGCTGGGCCTACAAGTTTGGCTGGGCCTACAAGTTTGGCTGGGCCTACAAGTTTGGCTGGGCCTACAAGTTTGTCGACATAAACCTCTAACAAAATGAGATCATACATAGTAATTGTAAGATAATAGACAACTGTTAGCGTCATGGGCAACATTTAAAGGCTAGATTATGATTTATCCAACATTCCCATCTTTTTCTAACCATGATCTGgaagtgttgttttttaccTTCATTTTCTAAAATGTCATCAAtgcaaatggacctcattcaccaatcgtaaacaaacaacatttagccacgtgattctctatctcttctagaCAAATTActtaatccataaaggctgtcacgtgatacgttttttcctttgttttatcaatattgtaatgtggctagatgttgtttgtttacgattggtgaataaggTCCATTGGGAAACGTTCatttgagtgtgtgtgagtgtgtgtttggaGGCTGtcatcaattattttaatgtctgGTCTGAATTAGATTTAGCTCTACATGTAGTTGTCCTTAAAACAACGTGTTCTTACCCGACTAGACTCAACTTCGATGGTTTGCTGACCTGAAACGTGATGAAAGGCTCCAGTATATCATGTATGGGATGCTGCAAGTTATGTGCGGCGCAGCACAGAATCTAGCTGGCCAGGTGGACAACTATCTTCAACAGAGTGAGACTGAAAGTAAGTGGATTGAAAGTGTTATCAAATAATATGACTTAAAGGTACATATTGGAATACATAACATTGAACTAATGCAGAGCCCCATTTAGACCTCTCTATGCTGGCTAGTAAACGAATGCGATAATTTAGAAACTTTTGTGTTAATATTTATGACCAAGTTCGAATGAAATCATTAGAGAATAAAGAAGTTAGGGTGTAATGAATGGGCTGTGTAACTGAAAGCAATAAACTGTTTCGCTACTAATGGCTACCTATCATGTACTTGAAATGTAGTTCTGTATaggccatattttttttttacgtgcgGTTAGTGTTATGTTTAGGTTAATGGCTAACCAAACGATCAGTGCCGTGCAAAGGTTGATCTTCATGATTATAAACTCCACACTCCTTGAAAAAGAGTTCAGATAACTCGGCATTTTCATATATGGaggaaaatctataaatagcacgCTTTTtgttggtgtctccggtgtattGACTAGGGAACTCTGTCCTTCTAAAAGTAGTGTCAATCAACTCTGTCCTTCTAAAAGTAGTGTCAATCAACTCTGTCCTTCTAAAAGTAGTGTCAATCAACTCTGTCCTTCTAAAAGTAGTGTCAATCAACTCTGTCCTTCTAAAAGTAGTGTCAATCAACTCTGTCCTTCTAAAAGTAGTGTCAATCAACTCTGTCCTTCTAAAAGTAGTGTCAATCAACTCTGTCCTTCTAAAAGTAGTGTCAATCAACTCTGTCCTTCTAAAAGTAGTGTCAATCAACTCTGTCCTTCTAAAAGTAGTGTCAATAAACTCTGTCCTTCTAAAAGTAGTGTCAATCAACTCTGTCCTTCTAAAAGTAGTGTCAATCAACTCTGTCCTTCTAAAAGTAGTGTCAATCAACTCTGTCCTTCTAAAAGTAGTGTCAATCAACTCTGTCCTTCTAAAAGTAGTGTCAATCAACTCTGTCCTTCTAAAAGTAGTGTCAATCAACTCTGTCCTTCTAAAAGTAGTGTCAATCAACTCTGTCCTTCTAAAAGTAGTGTCAATCAACTCTGTCCTTCTAAAAGTAGTGTCAATCAACTCTGTCCTTCTAAAAGTAGTGTCAATCAACTCTGTCCTTCTAAAAGTAGTGTCAATCAACTCTGTCCTTCTAAAAGTAGTGTCAATCAACTCTGTCCTTCTAAAAGTAGTGTCAATCAACTCTGTCCTTCTAAAAGTAGTGTCAATCAACTCTGTCCTTCTAAAAGTAGTGTCAATCAACTCTGTCCTTCTAAAAGTAGTGTCAATCAACTCTGTCCTTCTAAAAGTAGTGTCAATCAACTCTGTCCTTCTAAAAGTAGTGTCAATCAACTCTGTCCTTCTAAAAGTAGTGTCAATCAACTCTGTCCTTCTAAAAGTAGTGTCAATCAACTCTGTCCTTCTAAAAGTAGTGTCAATCAACTCTGTCCTTCTAAAAGTAGTGTCAATCAACTCTGTCCTTCTAAAAGTAGTGTCAATAAACTCTGTCCTTCTAAAAGTAGTGTCAATCAACTCTGTCCTTCTAAAAGTAGTGTCAATAAACTCTGAGAATAGTTGTAGCACTAGCCATTACTAATAGACACTCACTGTATATACACTGATACTACATACAAGTCTAATTTATGCATTGAATGCCAAATATAATGTCGCTTTTTTCACAATCTTTGATTTAATTTACGTTTAGATTGCCCTACTGCATGTACCAGAGAATATATGCCGATGTGCGGCACTGACGGAGTGACTTATGGGAATGTGTGTATGCTCAATGTTGCGATATGTCAAACAAACGGCCGAGTCCAAAAGGCGCATGAAGGAGTTTGCTCTTAAGAGACAAATATGATCTGTGACATCTATTAgtctattatttatatatttatttatgtatttgtgGTTCTAAAGTTGTCTGcaaataaattgaaatgtattaaaataaatatgtaacaAGAGCTGTCAAGTCTTTGGATGCTTGTTTTCATTGAGCGCAGAACAAAATATATGTAAAAATGATATGCGCCTATACAAACTgtatatttcacattcacatttttgttttacatcaaTAAAAGTATTTCCTAcaaattacacaaacttttGTACTTTGGTTTATCAGAGTCCGTGAAAAGTGTATCTTGGGAAAATGATGAACAACTAAATGGTAATTATTGACGTCATATCTTGTACTGTTCAGTTGGATAAGAGgttgaaacaatgaaacaaatctGAAGACACTTGAAGACACAAACAAAAGCAATTCCATTCAACACAATGACATAGTGAAACCCATTATGTCCTGGAACAATTCGACCAGCCATTCATGTGGAAAACTAAACCTGAGCCAACAAGTAAATATTAACTAGATTGTACCcgtcctttaaaaacaaaagtaaataccTTGTGGTCTAGAGGGCAgctgatgtaaagttcatctgttctgtggcctacggttaacgcgGATATCATGTGTCAAGtgaccagcataacgaccaaccgcctttacttgtacctaataatgtcagttacccattagagctggatggactcaaagatcccgaaataaaaaatcccagtcttcaacaggatcgAAACCGTCCTTTGCTACCTAATAAtgctgttacttttttttttttaaccaggaCCTTAggaaagaaaactataaaaaaCTAGAAGTGATGTAAGAttcatttatataataatacttattaATTAGATTCTAATGTCATGCTGTGATTCATCTACTAAACTTGAGTCTTTTGGGGGTTTCATTAAGTTATCTGAAAGGATAAGAAATCAAACAGGTTCATCTTTATAACTGAAAATTTGTAATCAAGCATAAATATATACCTCAATTTGTTATAGTTTGCAAATAATTCTCAGTGTGTACGTTTCTACATGTATCTAGTAGTTaaatttgtaaattttgacaataATAAACCAATAATACGCACTGATCTAGAGCATATAAGTTTAAATTAaagtgcatttttaaaaattatatatatatatagtgttacaaatgaacagtgacaagtagaggtcaacgtgtgaccccagcgagatgacacagcagccagtgttctctggaatctacgcttgtaaacaaagacaggatgtgacgtgtcctcacgtgttgttccagaggacgaacaggtTTAGGAAGGgggcagttactaatgaacagtgacagatagaggtcaatacgtgtgaccccggcttgatgacactgcagcaggtgttctctggaatctacatgtataaataaagacaggatgtgacgtttcctcacgtgttgttccagatgatactagcagtgtttgtgcaactttggaggagcgattagggactctatataagccagagagttaatgtgaaagtcagtcgtgagtgagccgttacagtcgatacagacgatgtaagacgtgtgcggccctagtggaagagaaatgtgtacgactcgatgcaagttaactaggatagagttaactggagtggactactgtcgttaaagtctatacagcgaactacagtggacatgagccgttacagtcgatacagttgatgtaagacgtgtgcggctctgattcggtagacttgagtacgacttggttcagctttgggagatccggagcgacactgggaagtgtgtcgttggtctgttctgtggaatacggctcgatgcaagttgagaagagatgaattgcaacgaagtgaatagatgaattgcaacgaagtatagctaactgtaaactgacagatattgtacagtcttctacgctacatgttacagtaacgaattgttagagttaatagtcattaaagttatatgaaactgaaagttgagtcgtcaagttctttgctgtgtttttatttgtgtgccaactaatacatctagccagaagaatcagaaatacgtaacaatatatatatatgataccAGGCAAAGGAAATTATcgagaaaaaaattaatgataGCAATACCGTATTAATCAATCTTTTGTATATCATCAAGCGAGACATGACATTATATTAACACATGAAACTGATTATCTCTGTTTACAGTCAATAAAACGCGGAAGTGTTAAGAGTTTATCTCTAGAGATATAATACTTGATAAAGACTATAACATGGTCACAAACTATAAGGAGTTGCAAACCATTTCAACAAAGTGTACTGCCGTATTCCTGGAGTCAGTAAGTTTGTAGTTAGtccaacttatttttttaagtgttacattgacacatttatTAAGTAGACTCTCAGAGGCCTGTAATGTTAGTAAAACAGAGGGTTACAGTGTGAGTAAAACAGAGGGTTGCAGTGTTAGTACAACAAAGGGTTGCAGTGTTAGTAAAACAAAGGGTTGCAGTGTTAGTAAAACAAAGCTTGCAGTGTTAGTAAAACAAAGGGTTGCAGTGTTAGTAAAACAAAGGGTTGCAGTGTTAGTAAAACAAAGGCTTGCAGTGTTAGTAAAACAAAGGGTTGCAGTGTTAGTAAAACAAAGGGTTACAGTGTTAGTAAAACAAAGGGTTGCAGTGTTAGTAAAACAAAGGGTTGCAGTGTTAGTAAAACAAAGGCTTGCAGTGTTAGTAAAACAAAGGGTTGCAGTGTTAGTAAAACAAAGGGTTGCAGTGTTAGTAAAACAAAGGCTTGCAGTGTTAGTAAAACAAAGGGTTGCAGTGTTAGTAAAACAAAGGGTTACAGTGTTAGTAAAACAAAGGGTTGCAGTGTTAGTAAAACAAAGGGTTGCAGTGTTAGTAAAACAAAGGCTTGCAGTGTTAGTAAAACAAAGGGTTGCAGTGTTAGTAAAACAGAGGGTTACAGTGTTAGTAAAACAAAGGGTTACAGTGTTAGTAAAACAAAGGGTTGCAGTGTTAGTAAAACTATTTGAAGCTATCGTTGTATTGTTAATAGTACATTACGCCCTGAGCTTATCgtgtagaaaaaaacaagacaatcaCTAAGCGTGCAGTATCTTATTCTTAATGTTTGGTCTCTGGTTTAGTTTAGCCttagttttaaaattcttattagGCGGATTTAtacgataaagtaaaaaaaatcgtttaaaatgttaaaaaaatatgtaacttTGAATTTCCTCTAGGCAGctcaaatcttatcttataaaatacagacgttaattcagaaaaaaagatgattgcgtcctacgcgtgtcccttggtcaatctagtcatgcatgttaactacaattacaaatataaataaagtaaaatataaacagGTCCTTAAAGTAAAAAGGTTAAGAAAGGCCCCAAATAAAAATTGTCCCATTTCTTGAAGATTTGAAGCCCTCGTCCTCACTCAACAATAATTTCCTTACATAGAGGCAATGTTGTGACATTAAACTCTAGTGTGGATTTGTAGGGTATGTTCAATATTTTCGTGATTCCAAATTGAGGAGATTTATTTCGTAATAaggatattttttgtttgttattcctTCACTTTACAACAATGTTCTCCGGCTAGACTGTACTGTTTAGATGATCAAACATAGTTCTGAGGAACATAATTATGCTTTGGCTGTGAATAATCTGTCATTAGCGTAATGAAACGCTGCTTATGAAATGCTGTTGTAAATTATATTCGACTTCTATTCATACTAAATGCATTcttcctctttaaaaaaaaataaacacattatttataatgtaaaaagCTTGCCTACTAAAAAAGAaagctaaatttaaaaatacaataataataatacaaaatgttaaaaatgcataaatgtttttaaaaacatacagAACAATTACACTCTTTAGTGATATAGTCTCccgtgtttgttttttttagcggcccataaaacgaaataataataataataataataattttatttataaagcgccgttaacaaacaaaatgtaggctcaaggcgctgtaacaacattacaaacataaacataagagctaaaatgacagttaatccaaaaaagttttaaacagataggtcttaatgttcttcttaaaagtggtgtagcatgttgtctgtctgagatcaatgggggagtgagttccaaacctttggtccgtgaactgaaaaagcacgcagaccgtagcttttgagggagaaacgtggcactactaaaagcgttgagtccattgagcgcagggctctctgggggacatatggagtaatcagttcgctaaggtataagggcatctcattgttatatatacactgatgacaaagtgtggcgaccttgtaatcgattctcgctttcacgggaagccaataaGAGCGCGCGCAAGAGCTTAGTAGCagaatctagtctagtttttttaaggactattcgagcggcgttgttctttatacgttgcagcttggctattttgtcatcaggtatacctgctagcacggcgttgcagtagtcaaggcgggagagtatgaatgccacagctagcgtttttgttgactctgttgttaaatatggtcggatctggcctaatctgcgcagctgcagataaagacctttgcagagctgacttatgtgtgggtcgaaagatagtgttgagtcgaagaaaactccaagattccgcactacatggacacaatagacgctattagttttgtgtggtctgtctgttcgtccgtcaaaactcccttggctgcgctggggcataatacaaaaaattcacataaaaataataaaaaatcaaagcaaaaaaatcagtcactaaattccgacccaAGGGGCATTTCAtttcggtgggggggggagttaaacccaaacaccccccccccggctatgCCCATGGCAGCTattcccttttcgggggccgcccGTTCAACGTTTCAATGTGTATTTTactaaagtagttttaaaatatttaacaagtAGTCATTCCGATTCTgacctttgcaacttcttgtgtgacgaAAGTGTCCAATCCTTGAttcacagctgcggtcacaggttgggcatctgtcatcaccaggcgccgttgaaTTTTCACTGTGTCACTGTTgagtatggcatctgcaatccgggacccttcctttatgctcgctctcgatgtggatctatccagtgccacttttcccagctgcttgtgtcgattttgaagagcttcatgtcacgtttACATACATCCGTATACAGTGGTCGACCAGCgtctctcctgccttctgttagatcgccatatcttgtggaagtcgaccttctggcattctatgaacgtggccaagccagccaaggcgtctgctacTGATAACACAGTGGATATCCTGGTACCCTGCTCTTCGTATCACTTCTTCTTTGGTTATTTTATCTGGCCACCTTactttaaagatccgccttagaaAGATATTGAGGTTGGACGTGttggatgtaatcatcttcttttttgaagtaacgtctgtattatataagaatagTAAAAGCAGCTTTTCTCATTTCGGGTAACGCTTAAAATGTTCGTCGGGTTCGTTATTTAATGCGTGCACATTGAGGTCATTTTTCACTGCTTCGCTGGATACTTAAAAGAACGAATAAGTCTTGCGGCCCCCAAAAAGATTTATTAAAGCAAACATAAGCTATCACTACAGATAGTAGatttataaaagtaaacttaagcTATCACTACAGATAGTAGatttataaaagtaaacttaagcTTTCACTACAGATAGTAGatttataaaagtaaacttaagcTTTCACTACAGATAGTAGatttataaaagtaaacttaagcTTTCACTA from Biomphalaria glabrata chromosome 9, xgBioGlab47.1, whole genome shotgun sequence encodes the following:
- the LOC106056770 gene encoding uncharacterized protein LOC106056770, encoding MKTLLVASLALCILPAAFAGDFKEMFAEFEKLKHKVPAASERNFDIGTHRFRNWEDKQEDSRANGEVDLLVDKVRMKTILTEKLERLTNDYERQRKQFISQTMWRFLKLCPGANNAANLLERLDDETFLEPSNTLNQVTNWTPNITVNTSDAHNQTQLRWFADLKRDERLQYIMYGMLQVMCGAAQNLAGQVDNYLQQSETENCPTACTREYMPMCGTDGVTYGNVCMLNVAICQTNGRVQKAHEGVCS